A portion of the Leptospira mtsangambouensis genome contains these proteins:
- a CDS encoding ABC transporter permease, which produces MKMIYYSFILGYFKDHFPKMLLSISGISLGIALFVSTQINAWRAEKSVLDQMIGYSSENFMGRYIANNQNQGADDRFLKIVESSVSENIRVEPELQTKATYSTTNNQIQSIPVIGRDILQTKITNTTKTPIEKIPKYLLSQAFADQLKIHTDKITLSICETDIQLQKDNFDILPMEGIFLVMDITRLQSICDKQKLLTSIWLIDEVKQTQSPETPIIKSDEWTFESKNQIIERAGVVLSSLKINLTIVSLVSVLISFFMVSNMFTGLYLSRKKEFGILLSIGSSKKNNFLLFLTQAIVIGILGGIAGVLLGILVANTDFLTTVNTITDANQISSYQNIPVSVILLGLTISVIGSIIASIYNSYKTFQILPIDLIREKDSANPTNLFGFSKFSNSLISIASLSLGIYLGFVQIAKQILPGMIGIGFIIFAFVLLNFLCLPFVIHQIDKLLSKIRFHPSVKIGLKEIQSEPWKHGLTASTIMLSSSLVLTLTSLTESYEQSVVRWVNEENKSDFSLINEKKLNSGEPGVPVFLLETIANDPTFSAVEPFYIDSKFIVNGKYYTLHVFNFSNQYNKDEIIVSNNLCFLDHICKSDLITINTEKTPQLQIKIQDTKEHFFSERGTIMMDYSFFQKNFKVNHLNSIRITRNKSSSEEDTITLLRKITKKYDLKYIDQAELKKLYLEGMNKVFSILDTLKVSALIISILALTTSLVYFIREKSQMLAGLKSIGMSSFQMFQLIYYQALFLVSFGILSGILNSIVLSPIVIFGINRNAFGWVLDFQYPLSFVVKLPILIPVITFIICLIPFYFLKQMNISKELKYE; this is translated from the coding sequence ATGAAAATGATTTATTATTCATTTATACTAGGGTATTTTAAAGACCATTTTCCAAAAATGTTACTGTCAATCTCTGGTATTAGCCTTGGAATTGCCTTATTTGTAAGCACCCAAATCAATGCTTGGAGAGCTGAAAAAAGTGTCTTAGACCAGATGATAGGTTATTCTTCAGAAAATTTTATGGGAAGGTATATTGCCAATAACCAAAACCAAGGGGCCGATGATCGATTTTTAAAAATAGTGGAATCCAGTGTCTCTGAGAACATTCGAGTTGAACCCGAGTTACAAACCAAAGCCACGTATTCAACTACAAACAATCAAATCCAAAGTATCCCTGTCATTGGAAGAGACATCCTACAAACAAAGATAACTAATACCACAAAAACACCAATAGAAAAAATTCCAAAATATTTACTCAGCCAAGCTTTTGCCGATCAATTGAAAATACATACGGATAAAATCACTTTATCGATTTGCGAAACAGATATCCAACTACAAAAAGACAACTTTGATATTTTACCGATGGAAGGAATTTTTCTCGTCATGGATATCACTAGACTACAATCCATCTGTGACAAACAGAAACTACTTACATCCATTTGGCTAATCGATGAAGTAAAACAAACACAATCACCAGAGACACCTATCATAAAATCAGATGAATGGACTTTTGAATCAAAAAACCAAATCATAGAAAGAGCAGGTGTAGTATTAAGCTCATTAAAAATAAACCTAACAATTGTTTCGTTGGTTTCCGTTCTGATATCTTTTTTTATGGTATCGAATATGTTTACGGGCCTTTATTTATCTAGAAAAAAGGAATTTGGAATATTATTATCCATTGGATCCAGTAAAAAAAATAACTTTTTATTATTTCTCACCCAAGCCATAGTCATTGGAATTTTAGGCGGGATCGCCGGAGTTTTATTAGGAATTTTGGTTGCCAACACCGACTTCTTAACAACGGTAAATACAATCACTGATGCCAACCAAATCAGTTCATACCAAAACATTCCAGTCTCTGTCATCTTATTAGGTCTAACTATTTCCGTCATTGGCTCAATCATTGCATCAATTTATAATTCATACAAAACCTTTCAAATTTTACCCATTGATTTGATTAGGGAAAAGGATTCTGCAAATCCCACTAACCTCTTTGGATTTTCAAAATTTTCAAACTCTCTAATCTCCATCGCTTCCTTGTCCCTTGGAATTTACTTAGGATTTGTTCAAATCGCCAAACAAATCCTTCCGGGTATGATCGGTATAGGATTCATTATATTCGCCTTTGTATTATTAAATTTTCTCTGTTTACCTTTCGTGATTCATCAGATAGACAAACTTTTATCAAAGATCCGATTTCACCCTAGCGTAAAAATTGGACTAAAAGAAATTCAATCCGAACCTTGGAAACATGGGCTAACTGCATCAACCATCATGTTATCGAGTTCTCTTGTCCTAACCCTCACGAGCCTCACTGAAAGTTATGAACAATCGGTTGTTCGTTGGGTCAATGAAGAAAACAAATCAGACTTTTCACTTATCAACGAAAAAAAGTTGAACTCGGGAGAACCAGGTGTTCCTGTTTTTCTTTTAGAGACAATAGCCAATGATCCAACCTTTTCAGCAGTTGAACCTTTTTACATTGATTCCAAATTTATTGTGAACGGAAAATATTATACATTACACGTGTTTAATTTTTCAAACCAATACAACAAAGACGAAATTATTGTCTCGAACAACTTATGTTTTTTAGATCATATCTGCAAAAGTGATTTGATCACCATCAATACAGAAAAAACACCTCAATTACAGATAAAAATTCAGGATACCAAAGAACATTTTTTTTCAGAACGAGGAACCATCATGATGGACTACTCTTTCTTTCAGAAAAATTTCAAAGTCAATCATCTAAACTCTATCAGAATCACACGGAACAAAAGTAGTTCAGAAGAAGATACAATCACACTACTAAGAAAAATAACAAAAAAATACGATTTAAAGTATATAGATCAAGCGGAATTAAAAAAACTTTATCTTGAAGGAATGAACAAAGTGTTCTCAATACTAGATACTTTAAAGGTATCTGCGCTAATAATTTCGATTTTGGCACTAACAACTTCACTAGTTTACTTTATCAGGGAAAAATCACAAATGTTAGCTGGATTAAAATCAATTGGAATGAGTTCATTTCAAATGTTTCAATTGATCTACTACCAGGCATTATTTCTTGTTTCTTTTGGAATTTTATCTGGAATTCTTAATAGTATCGTTTTATCACCAATCGTCATTTTTGGAATCAATCGAAATGCTTTTGGATGGGTTCTCGATTTTCAATACCCACTCTCATTTGTAGTAAAACTCCCGATATTAATACCCGTAATTACATTTATAATTTGCTTGATACCCTTCTACTTTCTAAAACAGATGAATATTTCAAAAGAATTGAAATATGAATAA
- a CDS encoding proton-conducting transporter membrane subunit, which translates to MLEDERISIFRSVLVGISALSPLAIFLFSNYDVLSVDFPILVGLFIQAYIGFSSFMLVQSYEPKEKNKVTIGYVIFWSALGVCYLSGKSLILPIALEVTSFSTILIYSGTEFGKKQIESLGSLLLASGIAALFLSAWVMLPDGDNVGIILLLIGLLIKSGFSGFHLWIPKVNEGGPSHALGSFAGVLEVFPLLLFYRYVLPNQLDPIIYQILFPLAALGIFFGGITSFFHKDPKISLAYSSVESINFLWLCLIIAGMFQFSVDSELMNLSNSFRILFFLGLFHHSFSKTFQLFSIGMVARLKNSSSSDELKGIGRLLGISPLLVGAGTFSYAVLPGTLGFVSEATYFYLNARILDMPIGRSIFLLPSMIFIFFGIVLGGFTHIKLFLSLFLSIPDKDINIQPFGPQKRRWVKISLFSLSLVILGFPLAMPYFVKLPMLSPFVDPQLAEWFWTLSIVSYVTIGTVFVFRLYDRYQLKKYGEQKTKNWDCGGGYSGHELSIPTSVFSEPLRNSLGRYFLNKSGESKVDSFLIKGISSVFRFGTRFVSATNHPKEEDVSKYLAISSMFLIFIFSLLILGDFGGL; encoded by the coding sequence ATGTTAGAAGATGAAAGAATTTCAATCTTCAGATCGGTTTTGGTAGGTATATCTGCGCTTTCGCCGCTTGCTATATTCTTATTTTCTAATTATGATGTATTGTCAGTTGACTTTCCGATTTTGGTTGGGCTTTTCATCCAAGCATATATCGGTTTTTCTTCTTTTATGTTGGTTCAGTCTTATGAACCGAAGGAAAAAAACAAAGTCACCATAGGGTATGTTATTTTTTGGTCTGCGCTTGGTGTTTGTTATTTATCAGGTAAGTCGCTCATTCTTCCCATTGCCTTGGAAGTAACTTCTTTTTCCACGATTCTGATCTATTCAGGAACAGAGTTTGGAAAAAAACAGATCGAAAGTTTAGGATCTTTACTACTGGCTTCCGGTATTGCCGCTTTGTTTCTTTCCGCTTGGGTTATGTTACCCGATGGAGATAATGTCGGAATTATTTTACTTTTGATAGGGCTTTTGATCAAATCAGGTTTTTCTGGATTCCATTTGTGGATACCTAAGGTAAATGAAGGTGGTCCATCTCATGCACTTGGTTCCTTTGCAGGGGTTCTTGAAGTATTCCCTTTGTTATTGTTCTATAGATATGTGCTTCCAAATCAATTAGATCCAATCATTTATCAAATTTTGTTTCCGCTTGCTGCATTAGGAATTTTTTTTGGCGGTATTACTAGTTTCTTTCATAAAGATCCAAAAATATCATTAGCATATAGTTCTGTGGAATCTATTAACTTCCTTTGGTTATGTTTGATCATTGCTGGGATGTTTCAATTTTCAGTTGATTCGGAGTTGATGAATTTGAGTAATTCGTTTCGAATTTTATTTTTTCTTGGATTGTTCCATCATTCATTTTCTAAAACATTCCAATTGTTTTCAATCGGGATGGTAGCAAGGCTTAAAAATTCCAGTTCAAGCGACGAGTTAAAAGGAATTGGAAGATTGTTGGGAATCTCTCCATTGTTAGTTGGAGCAGGAACTTTTAGTTATGCAGTTCTTCCGGGAACATTGGGGTTTGTATCTGAAGCAACTTACTTTTATCTAAATGCTCGGATTTTGGACATGCCGATCGGACGTTCTATTTTCCTTTTGCCTTCGATGATATTTATTTTCTTTGGAATTGTTCTGGGTGGATTTACGCATATCAAATTGTTTTTGAGTTTGTTTTTGTCAATCCCAGATAAAGACATCAATATCCAACCATTTGGACCACAAAAAAGAAGATGGGTGAAAATTTCTCTATTTAGTTTGTCTTTGGTCATTTTGGGATTTCCATTGGCGATGCCATACTTTGTGAAACTTCCGATGCTTAGCCCGTTCGTTGATCCGCAGTTAGCTGAGTGGTTTTGGACATTATCAATTGTTTCGTATGTAACCATTGGTACTGTGTTTGTTTTCCGTTTGTATGATCGTTATCAGTTAAAAAAATATGGGGAACAAAAAACTAAAAACTGGGATTGTGGAGGAGGTTATAGTGGTCATGAACTCTCCATACCAACATCTGTTTTTTCTGAACCATTGAGAAATTCCCTAGGAAGGTATTTTTTAAATAAATCTGGTGAATCAAAAGTGGATTCTTTTCTGATCAAAGGGATTTCTTCCGTGTTTCGTTTTGGAACACGATTTGTATCGGCGACGAATCATCCAAAAGAAGAAGATGTGAGTAAGTATCTCGCGATCTCTTCTATGTTTTTGATTTTCATCTTCTCACTTTTGATTTTGGGCGATTTTGGAGGTCTGTAG
- the pyrE gene encoding orotate phosphoribosyltransferase — MSQTLRDQLFLWMKSHVYRYSEAPFRLASGLESHHYFNCKEITLHPERLAVLANCFVEEIIPKLGLEFQAVGGLTLGADPLAYSISLAYQRKGKLIYPLVVRKEAKGHGTGQQIEGFWKEVKSCLVVDDVITTGGSTLKAVQALREAGISVTKGICILNREEGGAENLEKSGIQMESIFRKSEFF, encoded by the coding sequence ATGTCTCAAACACTTCGCGATCAGCTCTTCCTTTGGATGAAATCTCATGTTTACCGTTATTCAGAAGCACCATTTCGTCTGGCGAGTGGATTAGAATCTCATCATTACTTTAATTGTAAGGAAATCACTCTTCATCCGGAGAGACTTGCCGTTCTTGCTAATTGTTTTGTAGAGGAAATCATTCCAAAACTAGGATTGGAGTTCCAAGCAGTGGGTGGTTTGACATTAGGAGCAGATCCATTAGCTTATTCGATTTCTTTGGCGTATCAAAGGAAAGGGAAACTCATTTACCCGCTTGTTGTTAGAAAGGAAGCGAAAGGACATGGGACTGGCCAACAAATCGAAGGTTTTTGGAAAGAAGTTAAATCTTGTTTGGTAGTGGATGATGTGATTACTACCGGAGGATCAACTCTCAAAGCAGTCCAAGCATTAAGAGAAGCAGGAATTTCGGTCACCAAAGGAATTTGTATTTTGAATCGAGAGGAAGGTGGGGCAGAAAATTTAGAAAAGTCTGGAATCCAGATGGAATCAATCTTTCGTAAAAGTGAGTTTTTTTAA
- a CDS encoding proton-conducting transporter membrane subunit: MMKELFYFSGVLAFVIIFLVSVFAPTKGQTRIWLWSLLKICFFGSLFYSWFTDNIVLKWILIEASTLFGALLISSSGTERSFHVGWKFLLINSYALGLAFLGIVILLFASTPLENLDFLSLKQGLVGQSGLLIETGILLTVYGYSGKLGLVPNHFWVGDTYAESPSQISSLIASFVPVSVVLAVRPLIQLEREINPHMINAANGFLFIGILTILYSTLILFSREDIRRISAKVALFHTGMLTLFLWLDVSDDVFYFLLTTTVLVKLLVFLSMGILRMDAGKRNISQILENSSLSHKALYMYLLALLVAFVFPLSPVFVLDLKVIEIAIKQKMFFLFLFPIIGAVFFFIALNKVLPLVRLPNRNFESSVYGILQTRLVFFWFSFLFTVVIGTYGLTYLMAEHIWKR; this comes from the coding sequence ATGATGAAAGAATTATTTTATTTTTCTGGCGTTCTGGCCTTCGTAATCATTTTTCTTGTTTCTGTTTTTGCGCCAACAAAAGGACAAACTCGAATTTGGTTGTGGAGTCTTTTGAAAATTTGTTTTTTCGGTTCCTTGTTTTATTCTTGGTTTACCGATAACATTGTACTCAAGTGGATTTTAATTGAAGCATCAACTTTGTTCGGGGCTCTGTTAATTTCTTCTAGTGGAACGGAACGGTCTTTTCATGTGGGTTGGAAATTTTTATTAATCAATTCCTATGCACTTGGGTTGGCATTTTTGGGGATTGTTATTTTGCTTTTTGCTTCCACTCCTTTGGAGAATTTAGATTTTTTAAGTTTGAAACAGGGGTTAGTTGGCCAAAGTGGATTGCTCATTGAAACGGGAATTTTACTCACTGTTTATGGTTACAGTGGAAAGTTAGGACTTGTTCCAAATCATTTTTGGGTTGGAGATACTTATGCAGAGAGTCCAAGTCAAATTTCTTCATTGATTGCATCGTTTGTCCCGGTAAGTGTCGTTCTTGCTGTTCGACCTCTTATTCAATTGGAGCGTGAAATCAATCCGCATATGATCAATGCTGCCAATGGTTTTCTTTTTATTGGAATTTTAACCATTCTTTACTCTACGTTAATATTATTTTCTCGCGAGGACATTCGTAGAATTTCAGCGAAAGTTGCCTTGTTTCATACGGGTATGTTGACTTTGTTTTTATGGTTAGATGTATCTGATGATGTTTTCTATTTTCTATTAACAACTACAGTGTTAGTGAAACTTCTGGTTTTTCTCTCTATGGGGATTTTGCGAATGGATGCTGGGAAAAGAAATATTTCGCAGATTTTGGAAAATTCTTCTTTGAGTCATAAAGCTTTATATATGTATTTACTAGCCTTACTCGTTGCTTTTGTTTTTCCGTTATCACCAGTTTTTGTTTTGGATTTAAAAGTCATTGAAATAGCTATCAAACAAAAGATGTTTTTTTTGTTTTTGTTTCCCATTATCGGGGCTGTCTTTTTCTTTATTGCACTCAACAAAGTACTACCTTTGGTTCGATTGCCTAACCGGAATTTTGAATCAAGTGTATATGGAATACTCCAAACTAGATTAGTATTCTTTTGGTTTAGTTTTTTATTCACCGTAGTAATTGGAACATACGGTTTAACTTACTTGATGGCAGAGCATATATGGAAAAGATAA
- a CDS encoding formate hydrogenase, whose protein sequence is MIYDFIYLLLLLTGVVVLVENRLSRIIFFLSIQGFLLIFPVLQTHEGDWTHAISLIVMVVLFKGILTPWVLNWTANKSKMNESTAPRFGYLATLLFMVLGLVLAVKITEGVSVLTIPVHKIGLIYVILLVYVGILCFVVRRNWLALIAGFCVFENGIFVLTMVLDKGLPVGLEFGSFLDAILVIVSGGILQLSPHMHTKERKI, encoded by the coding sequence ATGATATACGATTTTATCTATCTATTGTTGTTACTCACCGGGGTTGTTGTTCTAGTAGAGAACCGACTCAGTCGAATTATTTTTTTCTTAAGTATCCAAGGGTTTCTTTTGATTTTCCCTGTTTTACAAACTCACGAAGGTGATTGGACACATGCAATTTCGTTGATAGTTATGGTTGTTTTGTTCAAAGGAATCCTTACTCCATGGGTTTTGAATTGGACAGCCAATAAATCAAAAATGAATGAGAGTACTGCCCCGCGCTTTGGATATTTAGCAACTTTATTGTTTATGGTATTGGGTTTGGTTCTTGCTGTGAAGATTACAGAAGGAGTTTCCGTTCTCACGATCCCTGTTCATAAAATCGGACTCATCTACGTAATTTTACTCGTATATGTTGGAATTCTTTGTTTCGTTGTTAGGCGGAACTGGCTTGCTCTTATTGCTGGATTTTGTGTATTTGAAAATGGAATTTTTGTTTTAACTATGGTTCTGGATAAAGGATTACCGGTAGGACTAGAGTTTGGTTCCTTTTTAGATGCAATTCTTGTCATTGTCTCTGGTGGGATTTTGCAACTCTCTCCTCACATGCACACAAAGGAGAGAAAAATATGA
- a CDS encoding NADH-quinone oxidoreductase subunit H, which produces MNSILYYIYLFVLFLVLPFLLTGIIRKVRAFAQGRRGPRLLQFFWEVDKSLRKNPISHTNISDFTHLAPRVALFSSVMIWSVVLFEWAPFILIPFFLALYRFSYVSFAMEGASSFGGMASGREILLSVMAEPTFILMILAAQSHIEISVSPQGALIGLLFLSLSFIAILAELAKPPFDDPRTHLELTMVHEAMILEASGKQLGVFELASSIKLSTLLVFLVKLALEHSKLFKNEVLDSFARELMIAPMVILLAIILGFWESNSVRRKWTWIPEFMGLTFIAILILGTLVKLS; this is translated from the coding sequence ATGAATTCAATTTTATACTATATTTATCTTTTTGTTTTGTTTCTTGTTCTTCCATTTTTACTAACGGGTATTATCCGAAAGGTGAGGGCTTTTGCACAAGGAAGGCGTGGCCCTCGGCTTTTACAGTTTTTTTGGGAAGTGGATAAGTCATTAAGAAAGAATCCTATTTCACATACAAATATATCAGATTTCACTCATTTGGCTCCGAGAGTTGCTTTGTTTTCTTCGGTGATGATTTGGAGTGTTGTTTTGTTTGAATGGGCGCCCTTCATTTTGATTCCATTTTTTCTGGCTTTGTATCGATTCTCTTACGTGAGTTTTGCGATGGAAGGAGCTTCGTCTTTTGGGGGTATGGCTTCGGGAAGAGAAATTCTCCTTTCTGTGATGGCGGAACCTACTTTTATTTTGATGATACTTGCAGCTCAGTCTCATATTGAAATTTCAGTAAGTCCACAAGGAGCATTGATTGGACTGCTCTTTTTGTCTTTGTCTTTTATTGCGATTCTTGCAGAGCTCGCAAAGCCACCGTTCGACGATCCAAGAACACATTTGGAATTAACGATGGTTCACGAAGCAATGATTTTGGAAGCATCGGGAAAACAGTTGGGAGTCTTTGAGTTGGCAAGTTCAATCAAACTTTCCACATTGTTAGTGTTTCTTGTAAAATTGGCACTGGAACATTCGAAGTTATTTAAAAACGAAGTTTTGGATAGTTTTGCTCGTGAACTTATGATTGCACCAATGGTCATCTTACTTGCAATCATTCTTGGCTTTTGGGAATCAAATAGCGTTCGTAGGAAATGGACTTGGATTCCTGAGTTTATGGGACTTACTTTCATTGCAATTTTAATATTAGGCACTTTGGTTAAGTTGTCTTAA
- a CDS encoding ABC transporter ATP-binding protein — protein sequence MSNEKKESANKTTIQIQNVNKSFQQGETTFPVLNDISFEIAEKKLVTLMGPSGSGKSTLLNLLSAIESADSGQINVFGNQLIGATENDLTMYRRKTIGIVFQFFHLFPYLSAIENVSLPLYLSGTTKKIAESKAKEVLSLVGLDHRKDFTPKEMSGGEKQRVSIARAIVHQPKLVLADEPTGNLDSHSSDMIMELFGRCVKDLGISVFLVTHNEQIGQSGDINLRMLDGKIRSK from the coding sequence GTGAGCAATGAAAAAAAAGAGTCTGCCAACAAAACAACCATCCAAATCCAAAATGTAAACAAAAGTTTCCAACAAGGAGAAACAACCTTCCCCGTTTTGAATGATATTTCATTCGAAATTGCAGAGAAAAAACTGGTTACGTTGATGGGTCCTTCAGGGAGTGGGAAATCAACGCTACTAAACCTACTCTCAGCCATTGAATCTGCAGATTCTGGACAAATCAATGTATTCGGAAACCAACTCATCGGAGCAACAGAAAATGACCTTACCATGTACAGACGAAAAACAATAGGAATCGTCTTCCAATTTTTTCATTTATTCCCTTATCTTTCTGCCATAGAAAATGTTTCTTTGCCCCTTTATCTTTCCGGCACAACGAAAAAGATCGCTGAATCCAAGGCAAAAGAGGTCCTTTCCCTGGTGGGACTTGACCATAGAAAAGATTTCACCCCGAAAGAAATGTCAGGGGGAGAAAAACAAAGAGTATCAATTGCAAGAGCCATTGTGCACCAACCAAAACTAGTCCTTGCGGATGAACCAACGGGTAACTTGGACTCCCATTCTTCGGATATGATTATGGAATTATTCGGTCGATGTGTAAAAGACCTAGGTATATCAGTATTTCTTGTTACACATAATGAACAAATTGGTCAATCGGGAGACATTAACCTGCGGATGTTAGATGGTAAAATCAGATCAAAATGA
- a CDS encoding TetR/AcrR family transcriptional regulator: MSQMILRLPLRERKKQSIQTSILRSAKLLFQEKGYSAVTVSEIADSADVSVKTLFTYFRSKEDLAFQDEILFCDELIRSLLAREESESLFEAFKQFLWNIIQSIDPEVLIESLPGFHPWMDSPDLEQRYLLLWEHYEIRLADALQLESDKNEFNPILRVISGQMISVIRILGSKAFKEYLQPIPIALRHRALEKWLLGSLQMLSGIQGYSNTKKRIN, from the coding sequence ATGAGCCAAATGATCCTCAGATTACCTCTTAGAGAAAGAAAAAAACAGAGCATTCAAACCTCCATATTGCGATCGGCAAAACTATTGTTCCAAGAAAAGGGATATTCTGCTGTTACTGTATCAGAAATTGCAGATTCGGCAGATGTTTCTGTCAAAACCCTATTCACATACTTTCGATCGAAAGAAGACCTCGCATTTCAGGATGAAATTTTATTCTGTGATGAACTGATTAGAAGTCTTTTAGCGAGAGAAGAATCCGAGTCTTTGTTTGAGGCATTCAAACAGTTTCTTTGGAACATAATTCAATCGATTGATCCGGAAGTTTTGATCGAATCATTGCCGGGTTTTCATCCATGGATGGACAGTCCTGATTTGGAACAGAGATACCTATTGCTTTGGGAACATTATGAAATCAGGTTAGCAGACGCTCTGCAACTAGAGAGTGACAAGAACGAGTTTAATCCAATTTTAAGAGTCATATCAGGACAAATGATATCCGTTATTCGGATATTAGGATCAAAAGCCTTTAAAGAATACTTACAACCGATACCAATTGCACTTAGGCATCGAGCTTTGGAAAAATGGCTCCTTGGATCGCTACAAATGCTGTCAGGGATCCAAGGATATTCAAATACAAAGAAAAGAATTAATTGA